A window of Ooceraea biroi isolate clonal line C1 chromosome 9, Obir_v5.4, whole genome shotgun sequence genomic DNA:
TAGACTCACAGATATAACTAAGCGACGATACGTTAACTATTCTACAACCAGGAGCGGACGATTGCATTCGTGGTAGTAACAACAGAGTCAAAAGAAAGTGTCCAAGATAATTCGATTGTAGTTGCAACTCAAATCCATCTACGGTTTTCTCATACGGAGACATCATCACACCGGCATTATTTATTAGCAGATGAATGGCCGATTCTGTCGTTAACAAATGCATAGCGCATTCCCTTACGCTTTTTAAGTTACAGAGATCCAAATGGCAAAGTGCGAGCTCGCCTAGCTTGCCTGTGCAATCGTAACCTCtgaatattaacataaatgattattgttatataatattattatattgttatataaatgattattgTTATGTTTTTTTCTCGCTCTTCAGGCACAATTAGGTACTACGTAATATAAAAGATGTGATTACAATGATTACAATGATGAATAATGATAAAGCAGCTATTGCTATGAGCAATAATGATGCATAAATTTCTATCGCGTAacaatgtatttataaaatcaattatcaAATGGTCAAGATGAGATATTTGACAAAAatctgttattaaaaatattaaatataatattaagcgTACAAAGAACTTCGGTGCCCTTTTTTAACGAGATTGAACATTTATTTACAGtgaaagtgaaatatctatttAGTTATCACTATTTCATTATACAAAAAATCACTCTTCTCCATCTCTTACGggcaacgacgacgaattCTCTCGAAAATAAGATAACGGTTTTAAGTCGACAAAGTCGTCAATCCTTTTTCGGATTTCTTCCACTGCTTTAAAGCGTGTATATGAAGGTGATGTTAGAGCGACTGTGAAACAAGCGATAATTCAATGGAGCTATAAGCCCGTCGTGAATACGCCGGGCATTGAGGGAGAACTCTTCCCAGCCCGAGGAACAGATAAAATCCTTTGTCCCTTTCGCGACATGTGCCGAGTGTTGTCATACTGCGGGATGACTTGCCTAGTTCCGTGACCAGTAAATGGTCCTATCTGTTCGATTTCAACACTCAACGTATGAGTGTTGTTGTTGGTAATTGTTGGCTCTTGAAGTCAACAGTCTGATTAAATTGTAGCGATTCATAATATACTACATCCTTAATATACatcattaaaaatacacaataatacAACTTCTTTCGCATCGGAAAGATTGAAACCACCACTATGGGACCTCCAATATcgctttttgcaaattttatgcATCACAGAACTTTCCCCCAAAGTTAAGCAAATCATATCCGCAGCTTCAGCAGTATTTTGCTCCAATCTAAATGCGAAaagaatatattgtttaatatattgcTCTTTGAACGCCATCGTATTCATTGATGTTTTGTGAAAGTATATCGTATGCTTTGTGTTTTAAATGTTAAGATTGGCACTTGAAAATCCCAAGAcggcagaaaaatatttcagtaaaGCAGAATTATGATTGATTCAAAAGGCACCAAAGTAATTTATACACCTAATATCAAACAAACAATTATCAGTCCTATAACGATTGCGGTCACTTTTAAATTTACCTCGGAAATGgattatcttttatatcttcCACCGCAAGTCTTGCTTTTTCCATATTTCGACAAGCCAAAATCACTCTTGCGCCTTAAATCgattaaaccgattaaatcGATATTATTCGTACACGTCACGTCTTATATCTTCACGCACATTTACATCACTGTTGTTATCTTACACATCAAAATTTACGCTTAAATATTTACCTCTTCTGTAAAAATCTCTAGCGGTTTCCTTACCGATTCCGCTATTCGCACCAGTTATTACCGCAATTTTATTGTCGAGACGTGCATCACTGGTGCATGGCCTGTTGTACGTCCAcatcttgaatttttttctgcaCAATTTTACAACCTTACATGTAACGCTCCGTCGTCCAACTGTACACTTGAGTGAAACTACTGTAGTAAACGCTGAAACTATACTATAGTAAAAATCACCGATATATCTCTAGACTCTCTACAGCTACAGACTCTCAGGAGTGGGGatcattaaaaagaagaagataagTTGATGTTGCTGTATGTTTTACAGTTACGTAAGGCTTACGTTGTaagctataatatataactatgaTGTAAACATCAtcataaatttctattttgccCCTGCTGAATTATCTCATTGCATAATCACATTatgttatacaataaaataacagcAAGAATTCAAAAAGCATAcgaattattctttatttgcgATGTTGAATTATTTgagttttttctttaatacaatacaaaatataatactgtaAGATAGATTCGAATAGACGGTAGGTAAgtcttgaaattatttacagtTCAGTTATTTCGACCCGTTGCACAGTGTAACGCAtacataagaaatttattcaaaaatcaTAATTCCAAATTTAACGcaactaaattttatttttcttcgttaTGTTAgtataaacataataataacataaaaattaacattattttaacattatttaaaatatataaaacaaaacatgtaatctattttattttgaaataaatatttaaaatattgtttattaaatgtatgtaaaaattaggTACTTTAATCATTATCACTTTCTGATGATGATGCTGTTACATTTGTATGTACGAGTATATCTGTTGGTATATTAGATTCAACACAATTTCCGTAGTCactatcattaataaaaaggttaatattttaagaaagagCAACGAGAAGCAGCACAACTATATGTTAATGAAAgtgtaaaaaatacaatttttcattgaaaaacaagaaatcgatatttatcgttttttgttttaaattcttattcaaaatttttaaaaaagatggaaaatgtgTTTAAAATAAAGGTTTAGTCGTTGAGTCAATGACCTCTAAGACCCAGTTCTTTCCAGTTCTTTCCAGTTTACCTACTTTAACCGGATGAGTTTAACTTGTTAATGGAGAATTCACACTGCGACACGTGTAAAATCTCTAGAACGTAAAACGAACTCTCCTGTTGGATTGAATGTCATACATCGGACATCAGACGTAGTATGAATTCTTCATTAACGAGTTTAATTCCGGTTGTGTAGTAATAATTTGTGAACCTTACCGTGAACACGGTATAACTATCAGTATGCAGAATGAGGTTACCGAATGAGGGCACCGTTCTTCAGTAACAGAACACTTTATTCCCGACAATACGTTCAATCTTAATTTATGAAACAAAGCGCATATAAGCCTACTTAATAGAGGAGAGGATTTCTCTATGTAACGATGGAATGAACTGTCCTCACCACGACGTCTATCGTCAATGAGCACTTGCAACCAACTGCAACGAGTTTCTGTAATCAACTGTCCTCTCACGTAAAAGTGTCCGTGGTCGTATCTACGCACACACATAGATAACTATGCACACTAGAGAACACGCAGGCTAGGAAATAATCTCAAATGCAGAGAGAATATTACGCGATATTAGGTTTGTTCGCGTCGCTTACTCCAACATGCTCCTATTCGCCCCAACGCGCTCCAATACATGTTATCCGTGACCCAAGTGCTCCCTGGTGTACACTGGAGCATGCGACGCGAACAAACCTATTGTCTTTATAATGTCGTAAAAATGTTGTACAatatacagaatattttaataaaacatttttttctttctttgaattGAAGTGACGTACGTATACATGTTCGTTCAAAACTTATCTTTTCAAAGAAAACAAAGATGCCAAGTATACACGCTGCTTGATTTTAAAACGGATAAGATAATATTGTtccaacaataaaaataatgatattaaaagatCGTTTCGATAATGGATAAGATATGTAgcatatttgaattttattggaATACTCGTGTTACAGTTTCTTTTAAAGTAATCACAAAGCGCCGCCAACTGAGAATACAAACCAGAatcaatcaataaattatattatattcgctGCGAAAAATTTCACCCAGCCAGAGTGGGTgggtaacatttttataacttattcattgatttatatttattctaatttgaataataactGTGTTTTAAAAAGTGTTCTAATAAATCCCGTTAGCGCACAGTTGCTTCGGTTAGAAAGTTTCATCTCTGAACATTGAGATGATTGCCAGATTTTATCcataaaaatatgaacaattttaatgactgACCGACGATTCAATAATTTCTCTagtaaaaatcaaaattgtgatattaggttgttgcataatttctgtcgTATTTCTGGAACAAAATACTGCAACaccaaatttttaaatagaaaaaactTGGTGCTGCTcgattaacgatttattttttgaaaaccAGCGagcttttttctatttaaaaattttgtactgcagttttttttcagaaatacaATATAGAAACTCAGCACTGTCAATTATCTAAGTCGCCTATAATATCCacgatatataatttctctctcttgagaCCACAAAACGACTAATTTATAATAGTGATGTTAAGGTTCGGATAGAAATCGGTTTTCACAAAGGATTATGGTGGTTAATTgcgatatattttctgaacaaAGACTTGTAAAATATACGTTTACACGTTCTTGAGCGCTAAAgaaaagaggagaggagaaaacAAAAACGACAATAAAACGCTCTCAAccaaaaaatacaaatgagGTGGTAACAATAAAACGCCCTCAAccaaaaaatacaaatgagGTGGTAACTAAAATAATAACGCGGGCTTTTCAAAAGAGTTAATTGCCTCAACAAgtgaaatcaatatttattcaatagttatattattatagttattcAGCGATCAGACGTGAAACGTCTTTTAAAAGCGTAGCAAGATCTTGATCAGGTTTGAGACCCAGAAGCAGGCAAGTTCGGTTCCATAAGTTTTTGGCCATTTGGTCGTCTTGCGCTTGTCTGGTTGGAGTCGCAACGCCACATTCTCTGGGAAGTTGAGAATAAAAAGTTAGactaacataaaaaattattgacaaaacattatattatagattatagATAAGAGAGCTAGAGTTATTATCACACATTTATCACACGTAGGATATACATGCGCGCGATATTCTTACTTGTAGTAGAGGCCAGTTTCATAAGCTGCTGTTTCA
This region includes:
- the LOC105276258 gene encoding retinol dehydrogenase 11-like isoform X1, giving the protein MCVRRYDHGHFYVRGQLITETRCSWLQVLIDDRRRGEDSSFHRYIEKSSPLLSRLICALFHKLRLNVLSGIKCSVTEERCPHSVTSFCILIVIPCSRKKFKMWTYNRPCTSDARLDNKIAVITGANSGIGKETARDFYRRGARVILACRNMEKARLAVEDIKDNPFPRGYDCTGKLGELALCHLDLCNLKSVRECAMHLLTTESAIHLLINNAGVMMSPYEKTVDGFELQLQSNYLGHFLLTLLLLPRMQSSAPGCRIVNVSSLSYIFGNIHFADMNLERSWKMITPFKAYTQSKLANILFTKELARRLKLAGISGINVYSLHPGVISSELGRHFSRTIIPGASFIFQHVMRPFIKNVRQGAQTTIHCAVDKKTANETGLYYMECRVSNPLSKAKDDQAAENLWDHTCRLLSLKHDENFVAFLENVSRQLSTPNSTLL
- the LOC105276258 gene encoding retinol dehydrogenase 11-like isoform X2 codes for the protein MCVRRYDHGHFYVRGQLITETRCSWLQVLIDDRRRGEDSSFHRYIEKSSPLLSRLICALFHKLRLNVLSGIKCSVTEERCPHSVTSFCILIVIPCSRKKFKMWTYNRPCTSDARLDNKIAVITGANSGIGKETARDFYRRGARVILACRNMEKARLAVEDIKDNPFPRGYDCTGKLGELALCHLDLCNLKSVRECAMHLLTTESAIHLLINNAGVMMSPYEKTVDGFELQLQSNYLGHFLLTLLLLPRMQSSAPGCRIVNVSSLSYIFGNIHFADMNLERSWKMITPFKAYTQSKLANILFTKELARRLKWNAVLAIHCRRQRTIKRPKICGITLVDFSL